In candidate division WOR-3 bacterium, the following are encoded in one genomic region:
- a CDS encoding ABC transporter ATP-binding protein, which produces MIRLQGVFKSYSLGKTVVRALNGISLEISRGEYVALMGPSGSGKSTLMHILGCLDTPDAGSYFFDGDDTARFNDRELARLRNRAFGFVFQSFNLLPRLSALANVELPMLYAGIRRRARIKRATELLELVGLGDRLRHKPNELSGGEMQRVAIARALANEPEVILADEPTGNLDSRTGAEIMRLFDRLAEEGKTVVIVTHDPGIAEHCRRIVRLRDGEIVADEPRRSG; this is translated from the coding sequence CTGATCCGGCTGCAGGGTGTTTTCAAGTCCTATTCACTGGGGAAAACGGTGGTGCGGGCGCTGAACGGAATCAGTCTGGAGATCAGCCGGGGTGAGTATGTGGCGCTGATGGGACCATCCGGTTCAGGGAAGTCAACCCTGATGCATATCCTGGGGTGTCTGGATACACCGGATGCGGGAAGCTATTTCTTTGACGGCGATGATACCGCCCGGTTCAATGACCGGGAGCTGGCACGGCTGAGGAACCGGGCATTCGGATTTGTGTTTCAGAGTTTTAATCTCCTGCCCCGGCTCTCGGCGCTCGCCAATGTGGAACTGCCGATGCTTTATGCCGGGATCAGACGACGGGCACGAATTAAACGTGCCACTGAACTGCTGGAGCTGGTCGGTCTGGGTGACCGGCTGCGGCACAAGCCTAATGAGCTTTCCGGCGGCGAGATGCAGCGGGTGGCGATCGCCCGCGCGCTGGCAAATGAACCCGAGGTAATCCTTGCCGATGAGCCGACGGGTAATCTGGATTCCCGCACCGGTGCTGAGATCATGAGGCTCTTTGACCGGCTGGCAGAGGAGGGGAAGACTGTGGTCATTGTGACCCATGATCCCGGGATCGCGGAACACTGCCGGCGGATTGTCCGGCTGCGGGATGGCGAGATCGTTGCCGATGAGCCCCGGCGTTCAGGGTGA
- a CDS encoding ABC transporter permease has translation MARSLPMSPGVQGEVLMRFWEIVKLALGTFQANRLRSFLTTLGIIIGVMTVIAIVSLIQGMNYEVERQISSLGSNVIYLQKVSWGVGQIDWDEVSRRPDLTLEDAVAIGRLSGVAVVAPLRSRVISRLNYRNRKATNLELSGVTPVYAEVANYGIESGRFISADDSMRKRAVCVIGGYVVDNLFPDEEPIGKELLIEGKKFTVIGTLTRKGSFLGQTQDNVIFIPLATFEKSFRAQPGWGEFAHALSIMVVPKPGVALERVIDQVRELMRRRHGLKYDQPDDFGINTQETLRTIYRNITRVAFIVMIAVAAISLLVGGIGIMNIMLVAVAERTREIGLRKALGATTGDILYQFLFESVLLALTGGVIGIALGLGIAKVVELTVHLRAAAPVWTIVLGFGFSAVVGIFFGIYPASRAARLDPIQALRYE, from the coding sequence ATGGCGAGATCGTTGCCGATGAGCCCCGGCGTTCAGGGTGAGGTGTTGATGCGGTTCTGGGAGATTGTCAAACTGGCGCTGGGGACATTTCAGGCGAACCGGCTGCGGTCCTTTCTGACCACCCTGGGGATCATTATCGGCGTAATGACGGTGATTGCGATCGTTTCGCTGATTCAGGGGATGAACTATGAGGTGGAGCGGCAGATCTCCTCGCTGGGGTCAAATGTGATCTATCTGCAGAAGGTGTCCTGGGGTGTGGGGCAGATTGACTGGGATGAGGTTTCCCGCCGGCCCGATTTGACCCTTGAGGATGCGGTGGCAATCGGCCGGCTGTCCGGCGTGGCGGTGGTGGCACCGCTGCGGAGCCGGGTGATCTCCCGGCTGAATTACCGGAACCGGAAGGCGACCAATCTGGAGCTGTCAGGGGTGACTCCGGTTTACGCCGAGGTTGCCAATTACGGAATCGAGTCAGGGCGGTTTATCAGTGCTGATGACAGCATGCGGAAGCGAGCGGTGTGTGTAATCGGCGGTTATGTGGTTGATAATCTGTTTCCGGATGAGGAGCCGATCGGTAAGGAACTGCTGATTGAGGGGAAGAAATTTACGGTGATTGGCACGCTGACCCGGAAAGGCAGTTTTCTGGGACAGACCCAGGACAATGTGATTTTCATCCCCTTAGCCACTTTTGAGAAGAGTTTTCGCGCCCAGCCCGGATGGGGCGAGTTTGCGCATGCGTTGAGTATCATGGTTGTGCCGAAGCCGGGGGTGGCACTGGAACGGGTGATTGATCAGGTGCGGGAGCTGATGCGCCGGCGCCACGGGTTGAAGTATGATCAGCCGGATGATTTCGGAATTAATACTCAGGAGACGCTGCGCACAATCTACCGGAATATCACGCGGGTGGCATTTATCGTGATGATTGCGGTAGCGGCAATTTCCCTGCTGGTGGGCGGTATCGGGATAATGAATATCATGCTGGTGGCAGTTGCCGAGCGGACCCGGGAGATCGGACTGCGCAAGGCACTGGGCGCAACAACCGGTGATATTCTTTATCAGTTCCTTTTTGAGTCGGTACTGCTCGCCCTGACCGGTGGTGTGATTGGCATTGCGCTCGGGCTGGGAATTGCGAAGGTCGTGGAGCTGACCGTGCATCTGCGTGCCGCTGCGCCGGTATGGACGATTGTGCTCGGGTTCGGGTTTTCCGCCGTGGTGGGAATCTTTTTCGGCATTTATCCGGCTTCGCGGGCTGCAAGGCTGGATCCGATTCAGGCGCTGCGGTATGAGTAG
- a CDS encoding lysophospholipid acyltransferase family protein, producing the protein MELSRWLWFRIKDLLLKIYGLLIRVQVLGRDKIALPMRSGLIVAANHLTGADSIVIQIGLRTRIFFLAWARWFRSRFVGFWMRNLCDTMPVNKGGGEDNVASLRRSIQLLKQGKTIGIYPEGELNRQGRIEKVYNGTAWLAVRAGVPVLPVYVSGLKKGPVPYSKPWLNEAWEGFFSVVGNLLNRNIILAVGEPIFPRCHGRVSDAELKREIERINRLMLDQFRELERKYNRQWLEVDHRRN; encoded by the coding sequence ATGGAGTTGAGTCGCTGGCTGTGGTTCAGAATTAAAGATCTGCTGCTGAAAATTTACGGGCTTCTGATCCGGGTGCAGGTCCTGGGCCGGGACAAGATTGCTTTGCCGATGCGCAGCGGGCTGATTGTGGCGGCAAATCATCTGACCGGTGCCGACTCAATTGTGATTCAGATCGGATTGAGAACAAGGATCTTTTTTCTCGCCTGGGCAAGGTGGTTCCGGTCCCGGTTTGTCGGATTCTGGATGCGGAATCTGTGTGACACCATGCCGGTGAATAAGGGCGGCGGTGAGGATAATGTGGCAAGTCTGCGCCGGAGTATTCAGCTGCTGAAGCAGGGGAAGACAATCGGCATCTATCCCGAGGGGGAGCTGAATCGGCAGGGACGGATTGAGAAGGTCTATAACGGAACTGCCTGGCTGGCGGTGCGCGCCGGTGTTCCGGTCCTGCCCGTTTATGTAAGTGGGTTGAAGAAGGGGCCGGTTCCCTATTCCAAACCGTGGCTGAATGAAGCCTGGGAGGGGTTTTTTTCGGTAGTCGGGAATCTGCTGAACCGGAATATCATTCTGGCGGTTGGCGAGCCGATATTTCCCCGGTGCCACGGAAGAGTGAGCGATGCGGAGCTGAAGCGCGAGATTGAGCGGATCAACCGGCTGATGCTGGATCAGTTTCGGGAGCTGGAGAGAAAGTATAACCGCCAGTGGCTGGAGGTTGACCACCGCCGAAATTGA